GAAAACTTTATGGCGTCTATTAGCCCCGAGCTTATTTCCCTGGGAATGAAACCTGGCACCGGCTGTTTTAGGATGGTTTCGCAAGTTTCTGCGTCCACCGGGAAATGACCCTCTACTCTGGAGATGATGGCCCGGCCAAGGAAGTCGGTGATCATTTTCTCCATTTCCTTGCGCTCGTTGAAATAGCGCACGGCGGCCTGGCATTGCACGTTCACTTCGTCGGCCTGGGTGGCAAGCTGGGGTTTTACCACCGCCAGCGCGTCCATTATGGCCTGCTTGGCCACCCCTTTTTGCATGAGCGCCGAGGAAAAGGCCAGAAGAGCCTTGTTGATATTGCGGGAACAGAAAGGAACGGTGATATTTTTTATAATATCGCCAATAATTTCCTCTTCAAGCTTGCCGCTTTGGCTATCAACAGACATGGTTATTGTAGATGACTTGGAAATTTAGACTAAAATATATCACAAAAATGGCCATATTGTAAAAAATCATTACTTAGGCGAGATTCCCCCGTTGGGGGTTCATTAGCGGTCAGGTCTTTACTGTGGTTATTCCATAGCGGAAAAAAACCGGGGTCAGCGACCCCGGTGAAACAAATTAAAGCCAGGGATTTTCAGGAGGGCCTAAACCCTACCACCCTTCCCCATCGGTGAATTCCGGGTGGATAAGGTCTCGCACGGAAATAACCCCTTTTATCTCGCCGTCCTCTTCCACCGCAAGGTGCCGGATGTGGTGTTTGTCCATCACTTCGGCGGCTTCGAAAAGCTTCCGGGTGGACTCTATGGTCTTCAACGGGGCGCTCATCACCTCGGAGCATTTCAGGGCGGCCGCGTCCAGCCCTTTGGCCATGATCTTGCGGACAAGGTCGGTCTCGGTGATAATTCCTGCCACTTTACCACCGTCTTCCACCAGCAGACTGCCGATTCGTTTTTCGGCCATCAGCTGGGCCACCGAGAGCGCCGATGCGCCGGTATTCACTTTTATCAGGTCAATGGCCATCCTGTCGCCAACAGTAAGCATATACCCCTCCTTAAAGTAAATCCGGCCCGTTTAAACGTCAGACCTTCAGTTTTTCGACGCTACCTTTATAACAGGAGAACGTGATGGAGTCAGTGGGGCAAACGTCCCGGCAGAATCCGCACCGGATACACCTGTCACGCTCTATAACGATGCCGGTGACCCCCTGCTCTTTCAAACCGATCCCTTCGTTGAGCCAGCGCTGGTGCTGTAACTCCGTAAGCGGCGTGATGGAGAGGCAAGCCTGCGGGCAAACATCCACGCAGTTGGCGCACATGATGCAAAGCTCAGGCTTGTAAGTCCACAGGTAGTTGCATTTGAAACAACGGCTGGCCTCGGCTATGGCCTGTTCCTTCGTAAAGCCGGTCTCCACCTCCAGGAAGGTGCTGACCCGCTTGTTGATGGCGATGGCTCCGCTGGTCTGCCTTGCGATGTCGTCGTAATGGTATGCCTTGCTTCCCGGCTCGTCCATATCCACAAGATCGTACTCCTCGCGGTTTTTCCGGGCGTAATCCCCCTTCTCCCCCCGCAGGAACGTGTCTATGGACACGGCGGCGTGATGCCCCTCGGCGATGACTTTAATGGCGTGCTGGGTGCCTGTGATAAAATCGCCCACGGCGAAAACGCCGGGGAGGTTGGTCATCCAGCTCTTCTCGTCCACAACGATGGAGCCCCAGTTAGTAAGCCGCACCCCTTTTAGACCATTGAGACAATCGCTCTCCGGCGCCTGGGAAACGGCGGGGGCCACAATATCACAATCCATGACATACTCTGAACCCTCAACGGGCACAGGTTTCCTTCTGCCGCTCCTGTCCGGTTCGCCCAGCTGGTTGCGGATAAGTTTAATGCCCGAAACGTTCTTCCCGTCGCTGGAGACAACTTCCACCGGGGCCACCAGGTAATGGAAAGTAACCCCTTCCTCCTCGGCCTCGATAATCTCCTGCTCCACCACCGGGATTTCGTCCCTGGTGCGGCGGTAAACTATATGGACTTCCTTTGCGCCCATGCGGATGGAGGAGCGGGACACGTCCATGGCGGTAAAACCGCCGCCCACCACCACAACCTTCTTGCCCGTAAGCGACATGGACTCGCCATTGTTTATCTTGTACATGAAAGTTGCGCCGTGGAATACGCCTTTCAAATCCTCGCCGGGCACGTTCAGCATGGCCGCTTTCCAGGCGCCAGCGGCGATGAGCACCGCGTTATATTCAGCCCGCAGGTCCTCCAGCATAACGTCTTTGCCGATCCGCACGCCGTAGCGTATATCCACGCCGGAGCGCCTTACGAATTCTATTTCTTTGTCTATAACTTCCCGGGGCAAACGGTAGGCGGGAATCCCATAGCGCAACATGCCGCCGCCATGTTTTTCCGCTTCGAATACTGTTACCCGGTAACCCAACTTCGCCAGGTCGTAGGCGGCTGTAAGCCCGGCGGGGCCAGCGCCTATCACCGCGATTTTTTCGCTTAACGTGGGATAGCTCGCGGCTGGCGGGTTAACCTCCCGTTCGGAATAATCGGTGGCGGCCCGTTTGAGGGTGCGGATAGCCACAGAATCGTCCACCCTCTGCCGGTTACACCCGGTTTCGCATGGATGCTGACACACCCTGGCGCAAACCGATGGGAACGGGTTGGTCTCCCGGATAAGCATGTGCGCCTCGGACCAGCGCCCCTGGGAGATAAGCCTTACGTATTCCTGTATATCCGTATGAACGGGACAATTCGTCTGACAGGGAATGTCCGCGTAGGTTTTCGGGTCGTAAAGAAAATCGTAATACCTTCTGGTCATGGAGACCTCCACAAATAAAAAAAGCTCGGCTGGAGAGGGAACGCATCGGTTTATACTAAGTATAAACCAAACAAATCCACTTAGCCAGCGGGCGTTCCGGTTCTGAACGGAACCTTCCGGTCCAGGATTCCAGCGCCCTTTAAAAATCCCCCGCGGAAGAAGTTTCCAGCTTCCGCGGGGAACCGCCTCAAATCTACTGCAAAGTTTTCAGGTAAGTCACCAACTCGGAAATCTGCTCATCCGAAAGGTTGAACTTCGGCATGAACGATTTCTGGGTGACAGACCTTGGATCCTTGAAGTGTTTCACCATCCACTCTTCTTTTCTGCGAGTGCCGACCTTGGTCAGGTCGGGCGCCAGTTTGCCGCCCTTGCCGTGGATGGTATGGCACACCCAGCAGTTATACCGCAGAACAAGCTTTTCACCTTCCGCCAACTCGGCGTATTCCGCCGGGGTGTACAGGCCGGCTATTTCCTGGACCAGGCCGCCGTGTTTCTTTTCACCCTCGGCGATCTGCAGGCGGTAACGATACTTCAACGGCACCTTGCTTTCCTTGTTGGAATAGACCCAGGTGGTAAGCATATGCGCCGTTTCTTTGGGCATCTCGAAGTTGGGCATTATGGTTTCCTCAACCCCATGCTCCGGATCCGCCGGAGATATTTTCTGCGGGTTCAGGAAATGCTGTAACGTCCACTCGTATTTTTCCTTCGCGCCTTCCACATGCTTCATGTTGTGGGTGGCCTCGAACTCGTGCTCGGTGGACTCACCGTAACTGGTCAGGTCCGGCGCCACCACCTCGCCCACGCCACGGATGGTATGACAGGACACGCATTCTATCTGGAGCGGGTTTTGGCCGGAGGCGTAATCCCTGGCGTCCAGCAACATCTCGGCGCCCTCAAGATCGGTACCCTGCCGGTAAACCTCTTCATGACACTGGGGGCACGAGGCCTGGACCATGCCAAACTGGCCGGTGGGATACATCGGTGTTTCCCAATGATGGATGTCCCGGGCATGCGCGTCAAGCTTGTTGGTGCCCAAACCTTGGCCCTGGTGACAGATCACACAACCTGTCTTGTTGAAATCGTGGACCGTGCGGCCATTCTCCAGTATGCGGGCCGCTTTATGATAGGTGAAAGGCTGGGGAGCGTCTTTCATATCCGGGTTTTCCCATCCCAAATGGCAGGATATGCACCGGTCGGCCACGCCCAGTTCCTTGTTCCATATCTGGCGGATCTTGATCTCGAATTTGGCGGCCTCTTTCCGCATTTCCGGATCCTCTTCATGAGCCACCAGCATGTCCCTGTATTTGTACTGGTACTGTTTCCATTCCGGGGTCATGTCCTTATAGGTGGTAAGGCCGAAAAGGAAAAGTATGGAGACCGAGAATATGGCGTAAAGAAGGCTCTGTTCCCGCTTCCACAGGACTATGAACCCCAGGACGTTTATTATCAGTATGGCGGCTACTATGTAATTCATCTTTTTTCTCCCCTCGCTATATGTTGAAGAAAGGGGTGGTGACTATATATTTGTAGCCGAACACCAAGCGTAATATCATTTTGCCCGCCACGCTCAAGGTAAGTAGCACGTGAACCTGGATGAGCAAATAGCGGACAAGCCCTATACGGTCCAGATAATCCTTAAGCCTGGCGCAAAGAGCTGAAGCCTGGTGAAACCTGGCCACGATGTAAGGCGCAACCATCCCGCCACCAAAGAAGATGAAAAGGATGGGCCAGCCGATGGCGTTGGGCACGTTTACCGTTTGGGCTTCAGAGACTTTCAGCGGCACGTTGGGATATGTCCAGCTTTCTCCGCCTATCGGATAGTCTATAACCGGCCAGTAGAACTCCCATGACGGCCCGCGGAACCACTGGCCTATTGCTATAAGCAAGAACCAGAGGAACAGGCCGAAGGAGAAGTAAACCACCGCGAACTTCCTTTTCGAGAAGCTGTATTTGCCCTGCTCCGCAGGGGAAATGTCCACATATGGGATAAGCACCAGACCTATTATTATCTGGGTGGGCAGTAACACCCCGGCTATCCACGGGTCAAAATAAACCAGCAGTTCCTGCAGGCCGATAAAGTACCACGGGGCCTTGGCGGGGTTTGGCGTTTTCGCCCAAGCCGCCACTTCCTCCAGCGGAGCGTCGAAAATAGCGGAGATGCCCCACAGCACCACCGTAACAAGAAGCATACTAAGGAAAACTATCCACACGAAGTTCGGCCACGAAGGCTCGCGCGGATAATCCGGCTTGTTTGAGAGCATATAGCCCGACTTCGCCACGTTCAGCTCAGACATCTGCCACCTTTCCAGTTAAGGGACAACCAATGTTAACCATATCCACGATACCGAACTAAAAACTTCCCCTTAAGCCCGCCGTTTACAGAGGCCCGGAGAACCCGTCTTTCCTCACCCGCCAGAAATGGAACACCATAAGCGCCGAGGCTATGAGAGGCAACGCCACGCAGTGCCACACATAAGCCCGGATCAGCGCGTTGGCGCCGATCCTGGTGCCGCCTATGATGGCAAACCTTATATCGTTATCGATTCGCACCCCAAGGAACTCGGAGAACGGCCCTTCAAACCCGATGAACGGCGTGGCCGAGGCCATGTTGGTGCCCACGGTAACCGCCCAGAAACCAAGTTGGTCCCACGGCAGAAGATATCCGGTGAAGGACAGCAGAAGGGTAAGCGTAAGTAGAAGCACGCCCACCACCCAGTTGAACTGGCGCGGGGCCTTGTAAGAACCCGTATAGAACACCCTGGCCATGTGGACTATAACCGAGAACACCATGGCATGGGCCGCCCACCGGTGCATGTTCCTCAATATCATGCCGTAGGGAACCATGAACTTGAGGTCTTTCATGTCGGTGAAAGCCCTGCTTTCCTCTGGCACGTAGTAGAACATCAATATGACGCCCGTCAGCGTCAGCATGAGGAAAAGGAAGAACGTGATGCCACCCATACACCAGGTGTACCCCAGCTTAAGCCCATGGGTACCAACCTTGGTGGGGAGAATGTGCATCACGAAGCTGGAGCGCATGACCGCCATGCGCTTCAACAGGGTGTCCGGATAACCGGTCCTGAAGAAAGACCGGTATATGTCGTTGTCGGTCAAAAGCCGGACAATTTTGCTTAGCAACCCCGGCTCCTGCTGTTTACCGTGTTCAGACGGCGTTTCAGCCATATCACAACCCCTTCTTAGTTATCAGGATTTACGCCTTTATCTCAAGGAAATACGGCGCCTTGGCTATATCTATCTTCTCTTCGTCGGTCCACCTGGGCAGTAGCGTGGACTTCTTATATTGAAGCTCGGGACGCTTGATGCCCAAAAGACCGGTAGTGATTATCATGGAACCGTCCGGGGCAAGCTTAATCTTCGCCCGGAACAGCGGCAATGGAGCGGGACCCGCCACCACTTCACCCTCCACATTGTAGTTGGAGCCGTGACAGGGGCATTTGAACCTCTGCTCGCCGGGAAACCAGTTGGGGGTGCATCCTAAATGGGTGCAAACGCCCACCATGGCGTAAACCCCTTTGGAACTCCTTACAATCCAAACCCTTTGCGAGCTTTTAAACCGCTCATCCACCACCACTTCGGTGGGGTTGACCGGTTTTACATACTCTTCCGGCCGTCCGGCGTTGAACGTGGTCTGGGGCTCATAAAGCACACCGGGATAAAAATACCGGGCAAACGCCGCCCCGGCGCCCGACAAGAACAGGCCTAGCGACGACCAGCCCGTTATAAGAAAAAACTTTCTCCGCGAGGGCGCGCCTTTACCCCCGGACGATTCGGAGACATGCTCGGCCATAAAATTCTCCCCTAAGGTTGCCACTTCCAAGTAAAAGCTTCTTAAACTGCAAGGGTGGCTTTTGGAATCGAAATGCCTGCCCCTTGGAAGGGGCAGGGTGTTAATTTATAACATACACAAAACTTTATGGCAAACTTTTTTTCAGGCTCGCCAAAAGCCCAAAACACATTGTTTTTTAAAGCGTATTTTAAGGCGCTGGCCTTGGTTCGGTGTGAAAAGCCTAAATTGCCCTGAATCCTTTGGAACAACGGCTCATCAAATTGGAACAGCTTATTTTTTGATTCTACCTAGTTTTTTCGAACAAGTCCATTTTTTCAATCTATAAATCCTCCTTTCGCCCTCCGGTACGATTATTGCCCCTTTATGTTTCACCGTCTCACGTTATAAAATGTCGCGTAATGAAACTGGAGAAAACACCGAACCATTCCCCTTTGGCCATAGCCTTCACGGGCCCTTCCGGTAGCGGTAAAACCACCCTTATAGAAAAACTGATTCCAGAGCTTTCTTCTATGGGGGTTGGGGTGGGCGCGGTGAAACGAAGTCATCACAGGATAGAAGTGGACCACCCTGGCAAAGATTCTTACCGGTTTCGGGAGGCTGGGGCCAATCCGGTTCTGCTATTAAGCGACGACACGCTGTTTTACGCCGAGAAACTTTCCCTCCCGCTTACGCTGGGTGAAGCGCTGGCAATGTTCGCCGGAAAGGTGGATCTTGCGCTAGTGGAGGGATTCAAGCAAGAGGCGGCACTGAGGTTTGTTTTCGCTCCCCTTGCCGATATACAGTCAAAAAGCTTACACTATGGCAATGACGTGGCCGGTTTTATAGTGGAAACCCCGGCCCCGCCGGGAACCGTGACGGATGATGGCCTGCCGGTGTTTTGCAGGGATAATCCCCGCGCCCTGGCCCAATGGATAATCCGGGATATCCTGCCGGAAAAGAAAAGGAACTAAAAATGTTAAGCATGCCCAAACTTCTTCTGCTTCTGGTGGTGGTACTGGTCCTTTTCGGGGCTTCCCGGCTCCCGGCCATTGGTTCCGGCCTGGGCAAAGGCATCCGCAATTTCCGCGACTCTTTTAAAGAGGATGAACCGGAAAAACTGAAAGACGGAAACGGCAAATAACGCCCATGCCGCTAACCCATTTTGATAAACGGGGCTCCGCCTGGATGGTGGACGTGGGAGCAAAGTCCGACACCGTGCGCGAGGCGGTGGCCGAAGGCCGGATAATCATGGGTGCGGCGACCCTTCGCCTCATAATGGAAGGCTCCGCCAAGAAGGGTGACGTATTGGGGGTGGCCCGGCTGGCGGGTATCATGGCGGCAAAAAAAACCCCCGAGATAATCCCCCTGTGCCATAACATTCCCCTTTCGTCTGTGGAGGTGGACTTCACCGTGGACGAGACCCGCTCTTGCGTGGTGGCCCGGGCGCTTGTGCGCACCACGGGAAAAACCGGGGTAGAGATGGAGGCTATCACCGCGGTGTCGGCGGCGTTACTTACGGTTTACGACATGGTAAAGTCCGCCGGGAAAGATATGACCATAACGGACATATCACTGCTTGAAAAAAGCGGCGGTAAGAGCGGACATTATAAAAAGAACAATGCGGCGAAATAACGCGGGAAAGCGGTAAAAATGACATTTGTAAAGTGGTTCAAAGCGTTTAAAACCCTGGTTCTGCCGATGACCATTTTGTGGATCGGCGCTTGCGCCTCGCTTACCGATGATTTTTCGGGCAAACATGGCGTTACCGCCCCGGCCCACTCCGCTAGCGAGGGTTCCGAAAAGATACGAACCGTAGCCGTGCTGGATTTTATCGAGGAGAAAACCGCCAAACCCTCCAACGAACCGGCAATATGCCGCATAACGGGCTTGGCGTTTGCGCCCGGAACTGTGGAGGATGGCTCTGGCGAAGTTGTGGCGGACAATTTCCGTGGAGCCCTGGGCAAGCTGGGGTATGCGGCGTTGACCAGAGAGGAAACGCTGGAGGCTTTGAAGAAATTTCCCGCCCCGGGCGATGATAATTTCGTTGCAGTCGCCGCCGAGGTGGGCAAAGCCCTGGGGGTTGAGGCTGTTGTTGTGGGCTCCGTAATGCGGTATGAAGACCGCGTTGGGGGCAAGTACATCGCTGATAAACCGGCGTCGGTAGCCTTTTCCGTGGCGGTGATAAACCCCGCGGACGGAAAGATAACCTGGAAGGCCAAGTTCGACAAAACCCAACAATCGCTGTTTTCAGACCTGACGGACTATAAAACCTTCTTCAAAGGCGGTATGGTGTGGCAAACCGCCTCCCAACTGGCCAGCCTTGGGGTGGAGAACATATTGAGCCAGTCCCCGTTCCATCCGGTGACGGAGAAGGGGCGGTAAGACTTCTCAATAGAAGTTACCCCGATTACCACCAGCTTAATCCCTCCTCCCTGTCTGCTATAATTTTAAAGATGGAGAAGTTTAAGTACGATTTTCTGGAATCTGTCCGGGACGAGATAGATAAATGCACCAAATGCGCCTCTTGCCAGGCGGGGTGCCCCACCTATGAGAACTCCGGTTCGGAAACCCTGGTGGCCCGGGGCAAGATACGGCTGGCCAAGGGGGCTTTATCCGGCGAAACGGATATCACCGGCAGGATAGCCAACGATTTCTCGCAGTGTTTGTCGTGCATGAACTGTCTGGCGTCGTGCCCATCGGGGGTGGACACCATGAAGATATTCTCCGCCATGCGGGCGGAGATAAACCGGGAAAACGGCTCGGGCCCCATCGCGGGGTTCATTTTCAAATACCTGCTCCCCTACCCGGCCCGGTTGAACATTCTGGCCAAACTGGTAGGGTTTAGCTCCCTTTTCTATAAAATGGCCCCCCGGTTCATGGCGCGGTTTTTTCCATACTCCCACGGCGGGGTGAAACGGGTCACGCCCGATTTTCTTAAAACGAACCTGCGGGCGCTGGCGGCGGAAATCAACAGCCCAAGCGCGGTGAAATCCACCGGCCCCATAAAACGGGTGGCGTTCTTCTCCGGATGCATGACAGACCTGGCCTTTCCGGAGACCGGGCTTAAAGTGATTGAAGGTCTGAAACGCGCCGGGGTGGAAGTAGTGTTCCCCAAAGAGCAGGTATGTTGCGGCGCTCCAGCCTATTACAATGGGGACCTTGCGACCACAAAGGCCCTGGCCCGGAAGAACATAGAGGTGTTAAACGCCCTCAACGCCGACGCCATAGTGTATTCCTGCGCCACCTGCGGCTCGGTGCTGGGGGAAACCTATCACCAGCTTTTCCCCGGCGACAAAATGGTGGAGGAGCTTACAGCCAAAGTTGTGGACTACCAGAAGCTATTGATAGAGCTTTCTGTGGAATCCATCATCGCCCCCCAGAACGGCGCCGGACGGAAGATTAAGGTGACATATCACGACCCCTGTCATTTAAAACGGGGCATGGGGGTGTTCCGCGAGCCGCGCAAACTGCTCAAGAGCCTGCCCAACGTGGAGTTTGTGGAGATGGAGGGGGCCGACAGGTGTTGCGGCGGCTCCGGAACCTTCGGGCTGAAGTTTTACGGCATGTCCATGGACATAGGCAAGTTCAAGGTGGACGCCATAAAGAAAAGCGGCGCGGACATGGTGGTAACCGCCTGCCCCTCGTGCCAGTTACAGTTGGCCGATTCGCTCCACCGCTTCGGGAGCGATATACCCGTGGTTCACACCGCCGATTTGGTGGACGTGGCCCTGGCCCGCGCCAGCGCCGCGCCACGGAACATAAACACCCATTCCAGCAACGAGACCAACAGCGCCGCCAGCGTAAGGGGTTGATAGCGGTCCTCGTACTCCGTAAACTCCTGCGAAGTGATGTCGGTTTTCTCCAACCCCTTTAGCGTATCCACCAGGCTGGTTAGATCCAGGCTTTCGCCGGTGGTGGCGTGGAACGCGCCGCCGGTGGCCCGGGCTATCTCTTTCAGCGAATCCGCGTCCAGCCGGGATATCACCGTGTCGCCGTTCTCATCGGTTTTATAACCCGTCACGTTACCCTTGTCGTCCGTCTCCGGCACTGGCGCGCCAGATGGCGACCCTATACCAACCGGGAAAATGACTATCCCCGATTGAGCCGCGATTTTTGCCGCCTCCGCCGCCTCCCCCTCCAGGTCCTCGCCATCAGTCACCAATATCACGGCGCGGGTTTTGGCCTTGCTCTTGCCGAAGGCCGCCGATGCGCCCCTCACCGCTTCGCCGATGGCGGTGCCGGGCACGGGCACGGCGCTCAAGTCAACACTGTCCAGAAACAGCCGCAGGGTGGACACGTCGGTGGTCAAAGGGCATTCCACAAAGCTTCTCCCGGCGAAAACCATCAGCCCCATGCGGTTCCCCTCCAGTTCGGAGATAAGCCGCGACACCTCGTGCCTGGCTCGTTCAAACCGGCTGGGCTTGATGTCTCTTGAGGCCATGCTTTGGGATGTGTCCAGCAGTATCATGATGTCTATCCCGGCCCGGGTTATCTCGGTGGGTTTCACGCCATATTGCGGCCGCATGAGCGACACAACAACAAGCGCCGCCACAACGCAAAGCGTGGCCACGGTTAAATATCCCTTGCCGAAAGGCCCGCGCTCCACAATCCTGCCCATAAGTTTCGGCGTGAACATGCTCGATAATGCCCCGGCGTTTCTCCGAAGCCCCCAAACCGCCAGCCCAGCGGCCAGCGGGATGATTAGAAGCAGGAGGGCGAATTGGGGATCGTGAAATCTCATGGCGCCACCCTCCAACGCGTGAGGGGAAGCGACAGCTCCGCCAATAGAAGACCCAGGGCTGGAATCAGCATATACATGAACCAGTCCGTATGCCGCACGTACACTTTCACGCGGATGTCGGTTTTCTCCAGGCTGTCTATCTCCTGGTATATCTTCGCCAGGGCGGTTTCATCCTCGGCTCGGAAATAGCGCCCCCCGGTAGTCCTGGCGATATTTACAAGCAACTGCTCGTCTATCTCCGTGCGCACCTTCACCCGGCGGGGGCCAAACTGCGGGTCGTTCACGGTCTGGTAATAAAGCCCCTCGCGCCCCACGCCGATGGT
This DNA window, taken from Nitrospinota bacterium, encodes the following:
- a CDS encoding CBS domain-containing protein; translation: MLTVGDRMAIDLIKVNTGASALSVAQLMAEKRIGSLLVEDGGKVAGIITETDLVRKIMAKGLDAAALKCSEVMSAPLKTIESTRKLFEAAEVMDKHHIRHLAVEEDGEIKGVISVRDLIHPEFTDGEGW
- a CDS encoding FAD-dependent oxidoreductase, with amino-acid sequence MTRRYYDFLYDPKTYADIPCQTNCPVHTDIQEYVRLISQGRWSEAHMLIRETNPFPSVCARVCQHPCETGCNRQRVDDSVAIRTLKRAATDYSEREVNPPAASYPTLSEKIAVIGAGPAGLTAAYDLAKLGYRVTVFEAEKHGGGMLRYGIPAYRLPREVIDKEIEFVRRSGVDIRYGVRIGKDVMLEDLRAEYNAVLIAAGAWKAAMLNVPGEDLKGVFHGATFMYKINNGESMSLTGKKVVVVGGGFTAMDVSRSSIRMGAKEVHIVYRRTRDEIPVVEQEIIEAEEEGVTFHYLVAPVEVVSSDGKNVSGIKLIRNQLGEPDRSGRRKPVPVEGSEYVMDCDIVAPAVSQAPESDCLNGLKGVRLTNWGSIVVDEKSWMTNLPGVFAVGDFITGTQHAIKVIAEGHHAAVSIDTFLRGEKGDYARKNREEYDLVDMDEPGSKAYHYDDIARQTSGAIAINKRVSTFLEVETGFTKEQAIAEASRCFKCNYLWTYKPELCIMCANCVDVCPQACLSITPLTELQHQRWLNEGIGLKEQGVTGIVIERDRCIRCGFCRDVCPTDSITFSCYKGSVEKLKV
- a CDS encoding c-type cytochrome, with product MNYIVAAILIINVLGFIVLWKREQSLLYAIFSVSILFLFGLTTYKDMTPEWKQYQYKYRDMLVAHEEDPEMRKEAAKFEIKIRQIWNKELGVADRCISCHLGWENPDMKDAPQPFTYHKAARILENGRTVHDFNKTGCVICHQGQGLGTNKLDAHARDIHHWETPMYPTGQFGMVQASCPQCHEEVYRQGTDLEGAEMLLDARDYASGQNPLQIECVSCHTIRGVGEVVAPDLTSYGESTEHEFEATHNMKHVEGAKEKYEWTLQHFLNPQKISPADPEHGVEETIMPNFEMPKETAHMLTTWVYSNKESKVPLKYRYRLQIAEGEKKHGGLVQEIAGLYTPAEYAELAEGEKLVLRYNCWVCHTIHGKGGKLAPDLTKVGTRRKEEWMVKHFKDPRSVTQKSFMPKFNLSDEQISELVTYLKTLQ
- a CDS encoding cytochrome b N-terminal domain-containing protein, producing the protein MAETPSEHGKQQEPGLLSKIVRLLTDNDIYRSFFRTGYPDTLLKRMAVMRSSFVMHILPTKVGTHGLKLGYTWCMGGITFFLFLMLTLTGVILMFYYVPEESRAFTDMKDLKFMVPYGMILRNMHRWAAHAMVFSVIVHMARVFYTGSYKAPRQFNWVVGVLLLTLTLLLSFTGYLLPWDQLGFWAVTVGTNMASATPFIGFEGPFSEFLGVRIDNDIRFAIIGGTRIGANALIRAYVWHCVALPLIASALMVFHFWRVRKDGFSGPL
- a CDS encoding Rieske 2Fe-2S domain-containing protein, which gives rise to MAEHVSESSGGKGAPSRRKFFLITGWSSLGLFLSGAGAAFARYFYPGVLYEPQTTFNAGRPEEYVKPVNPTEVVVDERFKSSQRVWIVRSSKGVYAMVGVCTHLGCTPNWFPGEQRFKCPCHGSNYNVEGEVVAGPAPLPLFRAKIKLAPDGSMIITTGLLGIKRPELQYKKSTLLPRWTDEEKIDIAKAPYFLEIKA
- the mobB gene encoding molybdopterin-guanine dinucleotide biosynthesis protein B, whose amino-acid sequence is MKLEKTPNHSPLAIAFTGPSGSGKTTLIEKLIPELSSMGVGVGAVKRSHHRIEVDHPGKDSYRFREAGANPVLLLSDDTLFYAEKLSLPLTLGEALAMFAGKVDLALVEGFKQEAALRFVFAPLADIQSKSLHYGNDVAGFIVETPAPPGTVTDDGLPVFCRDNPRALAQWIIRDILPEKKRN
- the tatA gene encoding twin-arginine translocase TatA/TatE family subunit — encoded protein: MLSMPKLLLLLVVVLVLFGASRLPAIGSGLGKGIRNFRDSFKEDEPEKLKDGNGK
- the moaC gene encoding cyclic pyranopterin monophosphate synthase MoaC; translation: MPLTHFDKRGSAWMVDVGAKSDTVREAVAEGRIIMGAATLRLIMEGSAKKGDVLGVARLAGIMAAKKTPEIIPLCHNIPLSSVEVDFTVDETRSCVVARALVRTTGKTGVEMEAITAVSAALLTVYDMVKSAGKDMTITDISLLEKSGGKSGHYKKNNAAK
- a CDS encoding (Fe-S)-binding protein; this encodes MEKFKYDFLESVRDEIDKCTKCASCQAGCPTYENSGSETLVARGKIRLAKGALSGETDITGRIANDFSQCLSCMNCLASCPSGVDTMKIFSAMRAEINRENGSGPIAGFIFKYLLPYPARLNILAKLVGFSSLFYKMAPRFMARFFPYSHGGVKRVTPDFLKTNLRALAAEINSPSAVKSTGPIKRVAFFSGCMTDLAFPETGLKVIEGLKRAGVEVVFPKEQVCCGAPAYYNGDLATTKALARKNIEVLNALNADAIVYSCATCGSVLGETYHQLFPGDKMVEELTAKVVDYQKLLIELSVESIIAPQNGAGRKIKVTYHDPCHLKRGMGVFREPRKLLKSLPNVEFVEMEGADRCCGGSGTFGLKFYGMSMDIGKFKVDAIKKSGADMVVTACPSCQLQLADSLHRFGSDIPVVHTADLVDVALARASAAPRNINTHSSNETNSAASVRG
- a CDS encoding VWA domain-containing protein yields the protein MRFHDPQFALLLLIIPLAAGLAVWGLRRNAGALSSMFTPKLMGRIVERGPFGKGYLTVATLCVVAALVVVSLMRPQYGVKPTEITRAGIDIMILLDTSQSMASRDIKPSRFERARHEVSRLISELEGNRMGLMVFAGRSFVECPLTTDVSTLRLFLDSVDLSAVPVPGTAIGEAVRGASAAFGKSKAKTRAVILVTDGEDLEGEAAEAAKIAAQSGIVIFPVGIGSPSGAPVPETDDKGNVTGYKTDENGDTVISRLDADSLKEIARATGGAFHATTGESLDLTSLVDTLKGLEKTDITSQEFTEYEDRYQPLTLAALLVSLLEWVFMFRGAALARARATSTKSAV